One segment of Alligator mississippiensis isolate rAllMis1 chromosome 13, rAllMis1, whole genome shotgun sequence DNA contains the following:
- the ZNF362 gene encoding zinc finger protein 362 isoform X4 yields the protein MDRYEGKQRQFGQRMAEPRFNNPYFWPPPPTMPSQGPVATSTGGQWGSLGQWRQHSTQCWLTVWGRSPEPHTRASGQASGQAVGMSDMSEAASSPQQAQRSPPEQLDNLVLINKIKEQLMAEKIRPPHLPPTSVSSQQPLLVPPSPAESSQSIMSLPKLQQVPGLHPQAVPQPDVALHARPATSTVTGLGLASRAPAVSTSETSTGTGTGTSTPSTPTSTSQSRLIASSPTLISGITSPPLLDSIKTIQGHSLLGAPKSERGRKKIKAENPSGPPVLVVPYPILASGETAKEGKTYRLGHKRCKVCPLTFFTKSEMQIHSKSHTEAKPHKCPHCSKSFANASYLAQHLRIHLGVKPYHCSYCEKSFRQLSHLQQHTRIHTGDRPYKCPHPGCEKAFTQLSNLQSHQRQHNKDKPYKCPNCYRAYTDSASLQIHLSAHAIKHAKAYCCSMCGRAYTSETYLMKHMSKHTVVEHLVSQHSPQRTESPGIPVRISLI from the exons GATGGCGGAGCCTCGCTTTAACAACCCCTACTTctggcctccccctcccaccatgccCAGCCAG GGGCCTGTTGCTACCAGCACAGGGGGTCAGTGGGGCAGCCTTGGGCAGTGGAGGCAGCACAGCACGCAGTGCTGGTTgacagtgtggggcaggagcCCAGAGCCACATACTCGTGCCTCGGGGCAGGCCTCGGGGCAGGCCGTGGGGATGTCAGACATGTCGGAGGCAGCATCCAGCCCCCAACAGGCACAGCGGAGCCCCCCTGAGCAG ctggACAACCTGGTTCTGATCAATAAGATCAAGGAGCAGCTGATGGCAGAGAAGATCCGGCCCCCACACCTGCCGCCCACCTCGGTctcctcccagcagcccctgctggtgcctccctCGCCCGCCGAGAGCAGCCAGTCCATCATGTCGCTCCCCAAGCTGCAGCAGGTCCCCGGGCTGCATCCACAGGCTGTTCCCCAGCCCGATGTGGCCCTGCATGCCCGGCCGGCCACCAGCACCGTCACAG GGTTAGGGCTGGCCTCCCGCGCCCCGGCAGTCAGCACCTCAGAGACCAGCACAGGCACGGGCACCGGCACCAGCacgccctccacccccacctccaccagccAGAGCAGACTCATCGCCTCCTCGCCCACCCTTATCTCAGGGATCACCAGCCCACCCCTCCTGGACTCCATCAAGACAATCCAGGGCCACAGCTTGCTGGGGGCGCCCAAGTCGGAGCGCGGGCGGAAGAAGATCAAGGCTGAGAACCCGTCGGGGCCGCCCGTCCTGGTGGTGCCCTACCCCATCCTGGCCTCAGGCGAGACTGCTAAAGAGGGGAAAACCTACAGGTTGGGACACAAGCG GTGCAAAGTCTGCCCCCTGACCTTCTTCACCAAGTCGGAGATGCAGATCCACTCCAAGTCGCACACCGAGGCCAAACCCCACAAGTGCCCACACTGCTCCAAGTCCTTCGCCAACGCCTCCTACCTGGCCCAGCACCTGCGCATCCACCTGGGCGTGAAGCCCTATCACTGCTCGTACTGTGAGAAGTCCTTCCGCCAGCtctcccacctccagcagcacacCAG AATTCACACTGGTGACAGACCCTACAAGTGCCCGCACCCCGGCTGTGAAAAGGCTTTCACGCAGCTCTCCAACCTCCAG TCTCACCAGCGACAGCACAACAAGGACAAACCCTACAAGTGTCCAAACTGCTACCGGGCGTACACGGACTCAGCCTCACTGCAGATCCACCTCTCGGCACACGCCATCAAACACGCCAAGGCCTACTGCTGCAGCATGTGTGGCAGGGCCTATACCTCG GAGACGTACCTGATGAAGCACATGTCCAAACACACCGTGGTGGAGCACCTAGTGAGCCAGCACTCGCCTCAAAGGACGGAGTCACCCGGCATCCCAGTGCGGATCTCACTCATCTAA
- the ZNF362 gene encoding zinc finger protein 362 isoform X2 encodes MCIGVCVKLSSLSPIETHLACSVCTLLDLEMDRYEGKQRQFGQRMAEPRFNNPYFWPPPPTMPSQGPVATSTGGQWGSLGQWRQHSTQCWLTVWGRSPEPHTRASGQASGQAVGMSDMSEAASSPQQAQRSPPEQLDNLVLINKIKEQLMAEKIRPPHLPPTSVSSQQPLLVPPSPAESSQSIMSLPKLQQVPGLHPQAVPQPDVALHARPATSTVTGLGLASRAPAVSTSETSTGTGTGTSTPSTPTSTSQSRLIASSPTLISGITSPPLLDSIKTIQGHSLLGAPKSERGRKKIKAENPSGPPVLVVPYPILASGETAKEGKTYRLGHKRCKVCPLTFFTKSEMQIHSKSHTEAKPHKCPHCSKSFANASYLAQHLRIHLGVKPYHCSYCEKSFRQLSHLQQHTRIHTGDRPYKCPHPGCEKAFTQLSNLQSHQRQHNKDKPYKCPNCYRAYTDSASLQIHLSAHAIKHAKAYCCSMCGRAYTSETYLMKHMSKHTVVEHLVSQHSPQRTESPGIPVRISLI; translated from the exons GATGGCGGAGCCTCGCTTTAACAACCCCTACTTctggcctccccctcccaccatgccCAGCCAG GGGCCTGTTGCTACCAGCACAGGGGGTCAGTGGGGCAGCCTTGGGCAGTGGAGGCAGCACAGCACGCAGTGCTGGTTgacagtgtggggcaggagcCCAGAGCCACATACTCGTGCCTCGGGGCAGGCCTCGGGGCAGGCCGTGGGGATGTCAGACATGTCGGAGGCAGCATCCAGCCCCCAACAGGCACAGCGGAGCCCCCCTGAGCAG ctggACAACCTGGTTCTGATCAATAAGATCAAGGAGCAGCTGATGGCAGAGAAGATCCGGCCCCCACACCTGCCGCCCACCTCGGTctcctcccagcagcccctgctggtgcctccctCGCCCGCCGAGAGCAGCCAGTCCATCATGTCGCTCCCCAAGCTGCAGCAGGTCCCCGGGCTGCATCCACAGGCTGTTCCCCAGCCCGATGTGGCCCTGCATGCCCGGCCGGCCACCAGCACCGTCACAG GGTTAGGGCTGGCCTCCCGCGCCCCGGCAGTCAGCACCTCAGAGACCAGCACAGGCACGGGCACCGGCACCAGCacgccctccacccccacctccaccagccAGAGCAGACTCATCGCCTCCTCGCCCACCCTTATCTCAGGGATCACCAGCCCACCCCTCCTGGACTCCATCAAGACAATCCAGGGCCACAGCTTGCTGGGGGCGCCCAAGTCGGAGCGCGGGCGGAAGAAGATCAAGGCTGAGAACCCGTCGGGGCCGCCCGTCCTGGTGGTGCCCTACCCCATCCTGGCCTCAGGCGAGACTGCTAAAGAGGGGAAAACCTACAGGTTGGGACACAAGCG GTGCAAAGTCTGCCCCCTGACCTTCTTCACCAAGTCGGAGATGCAGATCCACTCCAAGTCGCACACCGAGGCCAAACCCCACAAGTGCCCACACTGCTCCAAGTCCTTCGCCAACGCCTCCTACCTGGCCCAGCACCTGCGCATCCACCTGGGCGTGAAGCCCTATCACTGCTCGTACTGTGAGAAGTCCTTCCGCCAGCtctcccacctccagcagcacacCAG AATTCACACTGGTGACAGACCCTACAAGTGCCCGCACCCCGGCTGTGAAAAGGCTTTCACGCAGCTCTCCAACCTCCAG TCTCACCAGCGACAGCACAACAAGGACAAACCCTACAAGTGTCCAAACTGCTACCGGGCGTACACGGACTCAGCCTCACTGCAGATCCACCTCTCGGCACACGCCATCAAACACGCCAAGGCCTACTGCTGCAGCATGTGTGGCAGGGCCTATACCTCG GAGACGTACCTGATGAAGCACATGTCCAAACACACCGTGGTGGAGCACCTAGTGAGCCAGCACTCGCCTCAAAGGACGGAGTCACCCGGCATCCCAGTGCGGATCTCACTCATCTAA
- the ZNF362 gene encoding zinc finger protein 362 isoform X3, whose product MLHAETHLACSVCTLLDLEMDRYEGKQRQFGQRMAEPRFNNPYFWPPPPTMPSQGPVATSTGGQWGSLGQWRQHSTQCWLTVWGRSPEPHTRASGQASGQAVGMSDMSEAASSPQQAQRSPPEQLDNLVLINKIKEQLMAEKIRPPHLPPTSVSSQQPLLVPPSPAESSQSIMSLPKLQQVPGLHPQAVPQPDVALHARPATSTVTGLGLASRAPAVSTSETSTGTGTGTSTPSTPTSTSQSRLIASSPTLISGITSPPLLDSIKTIQGHSLLGAPKSERGRKKIKAENPSGPPVLVVPYPILASGETAKEGKTYRLGHKRCKVCPLTFFTKSEMQIHSKSHTEAKPHKCPHCSKSFANASYLAQHLRIHLGVKPYHCSYCEKSFRQLSHLQQHTRIHTGDRPYKCPHPGCEKAFTQLSNLQSHQRQHNKDKPYKCPNCYRAYTDSASLQIHLSAHAIKHAKAYCCSMCGRAYTSETYLMKHMSKHTVVEHLVSQHSPQRTESPGIPVRISLI is encoded by the exons GATGGCGGAGCCTCGCTTTAACAACCCCTACTTctggcctccccctcccaccatgccCAGCCAG GGGCCTGTTGCTACCAGCACAGGGGGTCAGTGGGGCAGCCTTGGGCAGTGGAGGCAGCACAGCACGCAGTGCTGGTTgacagtgtggggcaggagcCCAGAGCCACATACTCGTGCCTCGGGGCAGGCCTCGGGGCAGGCCGTGGGGATGTCAGACATGTCGGAGGCAGCATCCAGCCCCCAACAGGCACAGCGGAGCCCCCCTGAGCAG ctggACAACCTGGTTCTGATCAATAAGATCAAGGAGCAGCTGATGGCAGAGAAGATCCGGCCCCCACACCTGCCGCCCACCTCGGTctcctcccagcagcccctgctggtgcctccctCGCCCGCCGAGAGCAGCCAGTCCATCATGTCGCTCCCCAAGCTGCAGCAGGTCCCCGGGCTGCATCCACAGGCTGTTCCCCAGCCCGATGTGGCCCTGCATGCCCGGCCGGCCACCAGCACCGTCACAG GGTTAGGGCTGGCCTCCCGCGCCCCGGCAGTCAGCACCTCAGAGACCAGCACAGGCACGGGCACCGGCACCAGCacgccctccacccccacctccaccagccAGAGCAGACTCATCGCCTCCTCGCCCACCCTTATCTCAGGGATCACCAGCCCACCCCTCCTGGACTCCATCAAGACAATCCAGGGCCACAGCTTGCTGGGGGCGCCCAAGTCGGAGCGCGGGCGGAAGAAGATCAAGGCTGAGAACCCGTCGGGGCCGCCCGTCCTGGTGGTGCCCTACCCCATCCTGGCCTCAGGCGAGACTGCTAAAGAGGGGAAAACCTACAGGTTGGGACACAAGCG GTGCAAAGTCTGCCCCCTGACCTTCTTCACCAAGTCGGAGATGCAGATCCACTCCAAGTCGCACACCGAGGCCAAACCCCACAAGTGCCCACACTGCTCCAAGTCCTTCGCCAACGCCTCCTACCTGGCCCAGCACCTGCGCATCCACCTGGGCGTGAAGCCCTATCACTGCTCGTACTGTGAGAAGTCCTTCCGCCAGCtctcccacctccagcagcacacCAG AATTCACACTGGTGACAGACCCTACAAGTGCCCGCACCCCGGCTGTGAAAAGGCTTTCACGCAGCTCTCCAACCTCCAG TCTCACCAGCGACAGCACAACAAGGACAAACCCTACAAGTGTCCAAACTGCTACCGGGCGTACACGGACTCAGCCTCACTGCAGATCCACCTCTCGGCACACGCCATCAAACACGCCAAGGCCTACTGCTGCAGCATGTGTGGCAGGGCCTATACCTCG GAGACGTACCTGATGAAGCACATGTCCAAACACACCGTGGTGGAGCACCTAGTGAGCCAGCACTCGCCTCAAAGGACGGAGTCACCCGGCATCCCAGTGCGGATCTCACTCATCTAA
- the PHC2 gene encoding polyhomeotic-like protein 2 isoform X4, whose product MTSGNGNSSSTVAGTAPQNGENKPPQAIVKPQILTHVIEGFVIQEGAEPFPVGRSSLLVGNLKKKYAQGLLAEKLPQQDNTTTTDSEMEEPYVQESKEEGTPPKLKCELCGRVDFAYKFKRSKRFCSMACAKRYNVGCTKRVGLFHPDRSKLQKPGGPPHGRRRTCKSALPTLSKDTKKQTPVSLSTGSVPLSVTASLQLNHAQEDSSRCSDNSSYEEPLSPVSASSSASRRRQGERDMELRDMELPDMHMRDLVGIGHHFLPSEPTKWNVEDVYEFIRSLPGCQEIAEEFRAQEIDGQALLLLKEDHLMSAMNIKLGPALKIYARISMLKDS is encoded by the exons ATGACATCAGGGAACGGAAACTCTTCTTCTACGGTTGCTGGCACTGCCCCCCAGAATGGTGAGAATAAACCACCACAGGCCATTGTGAAACCCCAAATCCTGACGCATGTTATCGAAGGGTTTGTGATCCAGGAGGGGGCAGAGCCTTTCCCG gtggGGCGCTCCTCGCTGCTGGTGGGGAATCTGAAGAAGAAGTATGCGCAGGGCCTCTTGGCTGAGAAACTCCCACAGCAGGACAACACGACCACCACCGACTCGGAGATGGAGGAGCCCTACGTGCAAG AGTCCAAAGAGGAGGGGACCCCTCCGAAGCTGAAGTGCGAGTTGTGCGGCCGTGTCGACTTTGCCTACAAGTTCAAGAGGTCCAAGCGCTTCTGCTCTATGGCCTGTGCCAAGAGGTAC AACGTCGGGTGCACGAAGCGCGTGGGGCTCTTTCACCCTGACCGCAGCAAGCTCCAGAAGCCCGGGGGACCCCCGCACGGGCGCCGCCGCACCTGCAAAagtgccctccccaccctcagcaAGGACACCAAGAAGCAG ACACCGGTGTCCCTCTCCACGGGTTCGGTGCCACTGTCCGTCACAGCGTCGCTTCAGCTCAACCATGCCCAGGAGGACTCCAGCCGCTGCTCAGACAACTCGAGCTATGAGGAGCCGCTGTCACCTGTCTCGGCCAGCTCGTCAGCCTCGCGCCGACGCCAGGGTGAGCGCGACATGGAGCTGCGCGACATGGAGCTGCCCGACATGCACATGCGGGACCTGGTGGGCATTGGGCACCACTTCCTGCCTAGCGAGCCTACCAAGTGGAACGTGGAGGACGTCTACGAGTTCATCCGCTCCCTGCCTG GTTGCCAGGAGATCGCGGAGGAGTTCCGGGCCCAGGAGATCGACGGgcaggcgctgctgctgctgaaggagGATCACCTCATGAGCGCCATGAACATCAAGCTGGGCCCTGCACTGAAGATCTACGCCCGTATCAGCATGCTGAAGGACTCCTAG